AGACATACTACAGTATGATTCTATAgatacattttgatttattgctGGAACCAAATAGCTCCTCTGTTTTAAAGATATTCTTTGTCTTTCCTGTGCTTCACTCATGCCTTCCCAAGAAATATCCTCAGCATCATTCGTTAGGGTTGGTTATTTAGCAGTTATGATAAGTAATTTGAATACACTATGTCCAAAAGAGCAGTCTGGAGAATTTTAGAGAACACTAAGATAtctgaagaaaaaagatgatttttggATATATAGTATCTATGGTGAGATGTCAATCCCATGATTGCTTCATGTATTATAGGTTATAGGGAAACCATGGACAGCCTCAGGCATCGCCCTGATGAGGACAAAATAGCCAAAAACGTGGTGAATACTGTATGGTGTTATGGTGAAGAGGTGTGCAGCATGCTTGAAATTTGGTGGAGTTGCACTGAGGTGTGCACTAGTCTGCACGTCACTGTGTGTGCCctctcaaaagaaaaaaactgaagatcCAAATGTGAAGCAGAGCTGAGCATGTTGCTAAAACACTGGATATATTTACAGCAGGGGGTAATGAAAAGTGAGTGAATGATGTTAGTGCCTGTGGGAATGGTAGCTGTTATACACTGAATCCATTGGTTGACAATAAAGGAGCATAAAGCAACAGAGCCAGAGGGCTGAGAatatcttcctcctcctcctcctgactgCAATTCTCAGTGCTCTACAgtgctgtggagctgctgtgtgCTGCCATCTGGCGGCGCTCAAGACAAACAACAGGACTACCACTAATGAAGGACAGACTGTTTCAGACTGAGAGGGTGTTCTGAAGCCTCTCAGCGTGAGTCTGATGCACGGGTGTGTAATACATCCATAGTCTGATGTCTGACTGAGCGTTGTAATCAGCAGAAAACGGTACTAATCACGTGATCTCAAGACCCGGAAGAGAAACTGGATCCATGgcctgcatgtttttttccccaacccGAGGTACGCGAGGACCCGCCCTACTCCTCTGATTGGCTAGTACTCATTAcgtttgttttgttggttgGTTAGGTTTTAAAGCACGAGGAATGATGATTGGGTTAGGTTAAGAATATCAGCGTATGCCAATCGGAGGCAGGGTAGAGGCAGGTCCTCGCGAgtgggaaaaataaataacacggcatgattctttttttccccccaagtAGGAAGCAGGCGAAGTATATACGAGCACCCGCTGGATCTGAACAGGGTTTTTTGTTGGTCCGACTCTTCGATTGTGTGATCCAGGAGAGGACCTGGGGTAAAGCTGGTGGAGAGTAACATCCGTGTCCTCAAAACCATCAGTGGCAGATAAAGAGTATGTGTGACTAATGACTGTATTCTGCTGTATTATTTCCACTTGTCATACGGCAAAAGAAGGCTCGTTTATCACTGAGAAGTTGCTGTGAGATGGTGCCTCGCTGTTTCCATGTCTGATTAAACATTGTGGCGGAAGTAAAGTGTCTTTTAAGAGTCTTGAAAAAATCAGACTGTGGATTTTTTGCGTTTGGCTAACGGGATCCTCTAGCGGAGGTGAGAAGACAGTTGGGGGATGGTCAGACACGTTACAGGATTCCCACAGATACGCACAGTCTACAGATAAACattcaaccacaacattaaaaccagttgcCGGTTTTTGGCCGCCCTGCTAAGAAGAGAAACACTCTCATCTTCCCCCCTTgcttgcctcctcctcctctcattgCATCTCccctcactcctctctcctcatctccttctcATGTCACCCTGCCTCTGCTTCATTGCCTTTCCTcatctccctgtctcctctcttcactcctctctcctttctggTTCTCATCTCCACACCTTGTCTTCTCTGAATCTGTCTCCTCATCCcctctcttctcatctcactgTACTACATTCAGAggaaatattatatttttaaccACACTAAACTGGCACAAACTTGGTTTACCCTCCACCATGTTCTTACAGAGATGAGCTTGTGTGTACTGGAGGAGGAGACCTTTCGTCACTGCTGTCGGCTCATTCTGCAGcagtcagagcagctgagaGATGGCTGGAGCTGGGAATCTGTCCAGGTGAGGAGGTCTGGGCTAGTGTAGACAGAGCCTGAGAGCCTGCTGCAGTCTATGACTGTGGTTAATGGGAGTTTGTGCTCTGGTTCAGGGTTCACAGGAGGGCTACCTAAGGAAGACTGCTCTCAGGTCAGCTGTCATTAATTCAAGCCCAGTGGGGGACCAGGTAGAATCCAGTTCAGAGTCAGGGCCCCAAACGTCCTGTCAGTCCTGGCCTGATCTGCAGCAACATAAAAAGGAACAGGTGAATAACTGAACATGCCAACAGTCATCTCATATCAAACGCATATTTTCCAACTGTACCTTTCCTATCACTGAATGTCAGTTATTTATCATTTCCTTTAATCTCCAGTTGTGTAAAAATCAacctttaaaagaaatatttaatcaATGATCTGCACACACCTCTCTACCTTCAGAAATCAGAAAGTTTCATTTCCTAAATGAAGGATTATTCCAGTCTTCTGATTTGAAGCAGCAACAGATGACAGTACCAGACTGACCTGCTGAACATACTGATCCActgtcttctcttcctccacagtctGTTCTTGTTGCCTCAGCTGGTGCTGACAGCATCCAAGGTGACatagatgatgaagatgatgatgcaGATGAGGGGGTCTGTACGGTGTCTGAGGGTAGCAGCCAGGTGCTCCAGTATGAGTATCACATCCTGTACTCATGCAGCTACAGTACTCCTGTT
This region of Lates calcarifer isolate ASB-BC8 unplaced genomic scaffold, TLL_Latcal_v3 _unitig_4307_quiver_930, whole genome shotgun sequence genomic DNA includes:
- the LOC108898216 gene encoding LOW QUALITY PROTEIN: ubiquitin-like-conjugating enzyme ATG10 (The sequence of the model RefSeq protein was modified relative to this genomic sequence to represent the inferred CDS: substituted 1 base at 1 genomic stop codon); amino-acid sequence: MSLCVLEEETFRHCCRLILQQSEQLRDGWSWESVQGSQEGYLRKTALRSAVINSSPVGDQVESSSESGPQTSCQSWPDLQQHKKEQSVLVASAGADSIQGDIDDEDDDADEGVCTVSEGSSQVLQYEYHILYSCSYSTPVLYFRAFTLEGRSLSLQEVWSSVHSNFSFRLQNSPLNTITQQEHPLLGQPFFMLHPCRTEEFMRPVLQVAQDHNRPVNYVLTWLSVVGPMVGLDVPLKYTTSHYXLHLAASFSSTKPD